In Candidatus Methylacidiphilales bacterium, the sequence GAGGGCTTTTTGGTAGGCGGTGAGGGTGGCGCGGGCGCAGGCGGTCCAGGTGAATTTTTGGGCTTGGGCGAGGCCTTTTTGGCGGAGGGTGGCGGCGAGGTCGGGATTTTGAAGGATGCGGCAGATGCCTTCGGCGATGGCGCGCGGGTTGTAGGGGTCAACGAGGACGGCGGCGTCGCCTGCGATTTCGGGGATGGAGGTGGTGGCGGAGGAGACGACGGGACAGCCGCAGGCCATGGCTTCGAGGACGGGGAGGCCAAAGCCTTCGTAGAGGGAGGGATAGACGGTGACGGCGGCGTGTTGGTAGAGGTGGATGAGGTCGGATTCGGTGACGTAGCCGGTGAAGTCGACTTGGTCTTGGAGGCGGTGGGCGCGGACGGTGGCGAAGATGTCGTGGGCCATCCAGGCGACTTGGCCGACGATTTTGAGGCGGTGGGGGAGGGTGGTGGTTTGGCGGAGGTGGACGAAGGCTTGGAGGAGGCGGACGAGGTTTTTGCGTGGGTGGAGGTTGCCGACGTAGAGGATGTAGGGGGGGGAGGTGGGGTGCGGTGGTTGGGTGGTGGGTGGGGAGTTCTCAGAGGGGGGGTGAAAGGCGGGGTTGACGCCGTTGTAGGTGACGGTGATGTGGTGGGCTGGGATGGCCCAGTGGCGGATGAGTTCTTGCTTGGAGAATTCGGAGACGGTGAGGAGGTGGTGTGCGCGGCGGGCAGAGGCTCGGATGAGGTGGCGGTAGATGGGGAGGTGGTGTGGTGGGTAGCCTTGGGGGAAACTGACGTAGGAGAGGTCGTGGACCATGAGGATGACGGGGACGGGCATGGCGTAGAATCGGGTCCAGTAGATGGCGTGGTAGAGGTGGGGGCGGAGTTTTTCTAGGGTGCGTGGGATGGTGGCGAAGTTGCGGGTGATGAAGTTTCCGAGGGGGATTTCGTGCCAGTGGAAGAAGGGGTCGCGGGGCTGGGTGTAGTGTGAGGTGGTGAGGACGGTGATGCGCCATTGGTCGGGGGAGGCGACGGTTTTGAGGCCTTGGAGGAGGCCGCGGAGGTAGGTTTCGTTGCCGGTTTTGCGGCGTCCGAGGCAGCAGCCGTCTATGGTGATGTGGTAGGGGGGCATGGTGTGGTGGGATAGGTTATCGGTGTAAGAGGGCGAGGTCGAGCTTTGATGCGGGGTGTGGGGAGTGTGGGCAGTGGAGGCAGCGGAGAGCGAATGGATGTTTGGTGAGTTTGTTTAGGGTCGAGGGTCTCTTGGGCAGTGGTGATGGGGCAGTAGGTGTTAGAAGGCTGGCTGTAAAGGGTTAAGGCGGCCTTTTAGTGCAGAGGTTGAACTAGAGGGAGTCTAGGGGGGGAGAGGGAGGATCGGGCGGTGCTTTGCTGTGGCTTAGATAGTGGTGGGGGTTTTGGAGTTGAGGGAGAAGTAGCCCCAGGTGTTGAGGCGGCGTTCGCGTTTTTTGCGGCGGGCGCGTTCGGCTGGGCTTTCGTAGTTGCGGCGTGCGCGGGCTTCG encodes:
- a CDS encoding glycosyltransferase family 4 protein, which encodes MPPYHITIDGCCLGRRKTGNETYLRGLLQGLKTVASPDQWRITVLTTSHYTQPRDPFFHWHEIPLGNFITRNFATIPRTLEKLRPHLYHAIYWTRFYAMPVPVILMVHDLSYVSFPQGYPPHHLPIYRHLIRASARRAHHLLTVSEFSKQELIRHWAIPAHHITVTYNGVNPAFHPPSENSPPTTQPPHPTSPPYILYVGNLHPRKNLVRLLQAFVHLRQTTTLPHRLKIVGQVAWMAHDIFATVRAHRLQDQVDFTGYVTESDLIHLYQHAAVTVYPSLYEGFGLPVLEAMACGCPVVSSATTSIPEIAGDAAVLVDPYNPRAIAEGICRILQNPDLAATLRQKGLAQAQKFTWTACARATLTAYQKAL
- the rpsU gene encoding 30S ribosomal protein S21 is translated as MSEVKLKKGESVDKALKRLKRKLDREGTLREARARRNYESPAERARRKKRERRLNTWGYFSLNSKTPTTI